A genomic segment from Melospiza georgiana isolate bMelGeo1 chromosome 17, bMelGeo1.pri, whole genome shotgun sequence encodes:
- the AHCY gene encoding adenosylhomocysteinase, which translates to MSDRLPYKVADISLADWGRKAIEIAENEMPGLMKMREMYSASKPLKGARIAGCLHMTVQTAVLIETLIVLGAEVQWSSCNIFSTQDHAAAAIAKAGIPVFAWKGETDEEYLWCIEQTLYFKDGQPLNMILDDGGDLTNLVHTKYPQLLKGIRGISEETTTGVHNLYKMKANGTLKVPAINVNDSVTKSKFDNLYGCRESLIDGIKRATDVMIAGKVAVVAGYGDVGKGCAQALRSFGARVIITEIDPINALQAAMEGYEVTTMEEACKEGNIFVTTTGCTDIVQGRHFEQMKDDAIVCNIGHFDVEVDAKWLNDNAVEAVNIKPQVDRYTLRNGRHIILLAEGRLVNLGCAMGHPSFVMSNSFTNQVLAQIELWTHSDRYAVGVHFLPKKLDEAVAAAHLDKLSVKLTKLSDKQAKYLGLSRDGPFKPDHYRY; encoded by the exons ATGTCGGACCGGCTGCCCTACAAAGTGG CTGACATCAGCCTTGCAGACTGGGGTCGCAAGGCCATTGAGATTGCAGAGAATGAGATGCCGGGGCTGATGAAGATGAGGGAGATGTACTCTGCATCCAAGCCCCTGAAGGGTGCCCGCATCGCCGGCTGCCTCCACATGACTGTGCAGACAGCAGTGCTCATAGAGACCCTCATCGTGCTGGGGGCTGAG GTACAATGGTCAAGCTGCAACATTTTCTCCACTCAGGACCATGCTGCAGCTGCTATTGCAAAAGCTGGTATCCCTG TGTTTGCCTGGAAAGGGGAGACAGATGAGGAATACTTGTGGTGCATTGAGCAGACCCTGTACTTCAAGGATGGGCAGCCCCTCAACATGATTCTGGATGATGGTGGAGATCTTACCAACCTAGTTCATACCAAATACCCACAGCTGCTGAAAG GAATTAGAGGTATTTCAGAAGAGACGACCACTGGGGTTCACAACCTGTACAAGATGAAGGCCAATGGGACCCTGAAAGTGCCAGCTATCAATGTGAATGACTCTGTCACCAAG AGCAAGTTTGACAACCTTTATGGCTGCAGAGAGTCTCTCATCGATGGCATCAAGCGTGCCACAGATGTCATGATTGCTGGGaaggtggcagtggtggcaggaTATGGGGACGTGGGCAAGGGCTGCGCCCAGGCCCTGCGGAGCTTCGGAGCCAGAGTCATCATCACGGAAATCGACCCCATCAATGCTCTCCAGGCAGCCATGGAAG gtTATGAAGTTACAACCATGGAGGAGGCCTGCAAAGAAGGCAACATCTTTGTCACCACCACTGGCTGCACTGACATTGTGCAGGGCAG gcACTTTGAGCAGATGAAGGATGATGCCATAGTGTGTAATATTGGCCATTTTGATGTGGAAGTTGATGCCAAGTGGCTGAATGACAATGCAGTGGAGGCAGTGAATATCAAACCTCAG gtgGATCGCTACACGCTGCGCAACGGGCGCCACATCATCCTGCTGGCCGAGGGCCGCCTGGTGAACCTGGGCTGCGCCATGGGCCACCCCAGCTTTGTCATGAGCAACTCCTTCACCAACCAGGTGCTGGCACAGATCGAGCTCTGGACACACAGTGACAGATATGCTGTGGGGGTGCACTTCCTGCCAAAGAAG ctggatgaagctgtggctgctgctcacctggacaAGCTGAGTGTGAAGCTGACGAAGCTGAGTGACAAACAGGCCAAATACCTGGGCTTGTCCAGGGATGGGCCCTTCAAGCCAGACCACTACAGATACTGA